In Arthrobacter sp. CDRTa11, one DNA window encodes the following:
- a CDS encoding glycosyltransferase, whose product MTLAQPETNSTPHRISVVIPVYQGEKTLVGVVNELLPYRQTSMSAGGHNFVVSEVLLVFDHGPDDSAAVIRSLTQSIDIVRGVWLSRNFGQHAATLAGMASAGGDWIVTMDEDGQHDPAAIGDMLDTAMAQNASVTYAMPSNPAPHGFLRNMASKGAKRAVRFVLSSDDATSYQSFRLVTGEVARSVAAYAGHGVYLDVAMGWIADRTATCPVVLREEGDRRSGYGLRSLLSHFWRMVISSGTRALRMVSLIGAVFALAGIGLAIYFVIAYLTGHGAGQQGWTSTMVVLLVSTGAILFALGVIAEYVGVNVNMAMGKPAYLIVSDPALGPLGKSPHKAPVQSPAGPVADAG is encoded by the coding sequence ATGACACTGGCTCAACCCGAGACAAACTCGACGCCCCACCGCATTTCTGTCGTCATACCCGTCTACCAGGGTGAGAAGACGCTTGTTGGCGTGGTCAACGAGCTCCTCCCTTATCGGCAAACGTCCATGAGCGCGGGTGGCCACAATTTTGTCGTCTCGGAAGTGCTCCTGGTCTTCGATCATGGCCCGGATGACTCCGCCGCGGTGATCCGGTCGTTGACGCAATCCATCGATATCGTCCGGGGTGTCTGGTTGAGCCGGAACTTCGGACAGCACGCCGCCACGCTCGCTGGGATGGCCTCGGCGGGTGGCGACTGGATTGTCACCATGGACGAAGACGGGCAACATGACCCCGCGGCCATCGGAGATATGTTGGACACGGCAATGGCGCAGAATGCGTCCGTAACCTATGCAATGCCCAGCAACCCGGCACCGCACGGCTTCCTGCGGAATATGGCGTCCAAGGGCGCAAAACGTGCCGTGAGATTTGTCCTGTCAAGCGACGACGCCACCAGCTACCAGAGCTTCAGGCTGGTGACGGGCGAAGTAGCCCGTTCAGTAGCCGCCTACGCTGGCCATGGCGTGTACCTCGACGTCGCAATGGGCTGGATCGCTGACAGAACCGCCACCTGCCCCGTTGTGCTCCGCGAAGAAGGTGACCGCCGGTCCGGGTACGGCCTCCGTTCACTGCTCTCACATTTCTGGCGGATGGTGATCTCCAGCGGCACCCGGGCCCTTCGAATGGTCAGTCTTATCGGCGCTGTTTTTGCTTTAGCCGGAATCGGGTTGGCCATCTACTTCGTTATTGCATACTTGACTGGTCATGGAGCCGGGCAACAAGGCTGGACCTCGACGATGGTGGTACTTCTCGTCAGTACGGGTGCCATACTTTTCGCCCTGGGGGTGATAGCGGAGTATGTGGGCGTCAACGTCAACATGGCTATGGGGAAGCCTGCCTATCTCATTGTGAGCGACCCCGCACTGGGGCCCTTGGGTAAGAGTCCACATAAGGCGCCTGTCCAGTCGCCTGCCGGCCCGGTGGCTGATGCAGGCTAG
- a CDS encoding NAD-dependent epimerase/dehydratase family protein yields the protein MQARPTWVIGAGGLLGRAVVRELESRQIPVLTSKIQWSDPEVAIKEFRRSAERLRDAAGSGPWTIAWCAGAGVTGTSQDALDDELSLLTQALEAFEEILCNDDGQMGALFLASSAGGVYAGSSTPPFTEESPVQPLAPYGFAKLRAEAAVTEFASRTGVRSLIGRVSNLYGPGQNLQKPQGLISVFAKAHLTGAPVSVYVSLDTLRDYLFVDDASRLVTDALGRLVQPDVRPGQTVVKILASQRADTIGNLIGACRAIFKRRPLIILGASPFAKAQAHDLRLRSVVWPELDEHPVTPLAVGINNTVQEVQRLALSGQL from the coding sequence ATGCAGGCTAGGCCTACCTGGGTCATCGGCGCCGGTGGCCTCCTCGGGCGAGCGGTCGTGAGAGAACTCGAATCCCGCCAGATCCCTGTTTTGACGAGCAAGATTCAATGGAGCGATCCGGAAGTCGCGATCAAGGAATTCAGGCGCAGTGCTGAGCGGCTGCGTGACGCGGCCGGTTCAGGTCCGTGGACCATTGCCTGGTGTGCGGGCGCCGGCGTTACCGGGACATCGCAGGATGCTCTGGACGATGAACTCTCCCTGCTCACCCAGGCGCTGGAAGCCTTCGAAGAGATACTGTGCAACGACGACGGGCAGATGGGAGCACTCTTCCTCGCGTCTTCAGCCGGCGGCGTATATGCCGGCTCCAGCACGCCTCCGTTTACCGAGGAAAGTCCGGTGCAGCCCTTGGCACCGTATGGTTTTGCCAAGCTCCGGGCTGAGGCAGCTGTTACCGAGTTCGCCAGCAGGACAGGGGTTCGAAGCCTCATTGGCAGGGTGAGCAACCTGTATGGACCGGGGCAAAACCTCCAAAAACCCCAAGGCCTCATTTCCGTGTTCGCCAAGGCGCACCTCACGGGCGCGCCTGTTTCCGTCTACGTCTCCCTGGATACCTTGCGGGATTACCTGTTCGTGGATGACGCCAGCCGGCTTGTCACCGATGCACTCGGTCGGCTCGTCCAGCCGGATGTCCGGCCAGGCCAGACTGTAGTGAAGATCCTCGCCTCCCAAAGGGCGGACACCATTGGCAACCTTATTGGGGCTTGCCGAGCCATCTTCAAGCGCCGGCCGTTGATCATCCTCGGCGCCTCCCCGTTCGCGAAGGCCCAGGCGCACGATCTCCGGCTGCGCTCGGTGGTGTGGCCTGAGCTTGACGAGCACCCCGTGACTCCCCTGGCTGTCGGCATCAACAACACTGTGCAGGAAGTCCAAAGGCTGGCCTTGTCGGGTCAGCTCTGA
- a CDS encoding GtrA family protein, whose translation MASTQQPDSPAEAVKGIHNGPPGPLLRIIKDQRVAFLLVGGINTAFSTALFVAIAWIYPDLPSPIVLSIAFVISLVAVFFVYRKLVFRVKGHFWLDLGRFTLVNLTMFFVNMVLLFAAHEVLGYPKIPAQITITCVTVVINYFGHKYFSFRRRPEAASPTTATEESAP comes from the coding sequence GTGGCTTCCACCCAACAACCCGATTCCCCAGCGGAAGCTGTTAAGGGTATCCATAACGGTCCGCCCGGCCCGCTCCTGAGAATCATCAAGGACCAACGCGTCGCGTTCCTGTTGGTGGGCGGCATCAACACTGCATTCAGCACTGCACTGTTTGTAGCGATCGCATGGATCTACCCGGACCTTCCGTCGCCGATTGTCCTGAGCATCGCGTTCGTCATTTCGCTCGTGGCGGTGTTCTTCGTCTACAGGAAGCTTGTCTTCCGCGTGAAGGGCCACTTCTGGCTGGATCTCGGCCGCTTCACCTTAGTCAACCTGACGATGTTCTTCGTCAACATGGTGCTGCTCTTTGCAGCACATGAAGTTCTTGGCTATCCGAAAATACCAGCACAGATCACGATCACCTGCGTGACGGTTGTCATCAATTACTTCGGCCACAAATATTTCTCCTTCCGCCGGCGGCCTGAAGCCGCATCGCCCACCACTGCCACCGAGGAAAGTGCCCCATGA
- a CDS encoding glycosyltransferase family 2 protein, with the protein MSPKVSIVIPAYNNVQYIEETLQSVLNQTFDDYEVVIADHSSIDGTAEVIARYADHPKVRFLSPTPTGGGAQANWNRVSQEAKGEYLKLVCGDDLIVPEALELQVKALEDNPGVVIVSSRRDLVDANGGIFLKGRGLQGVQGRVSGREAIRATVRAGSNIFGEPACSLFKRELLEAEGWWDNTHPYLIDEATLVRICRHGDFVALRETLASFRISASQWSVRLARQQSDQAIAFHNQLRKDDPSLLSRVDLLVGNAKAIAMSYARRLAYLRLNRRMGHQHAVQSTV; encoded by the coding sequence ATGAGTCCAAAAGTCTCTATCGTCATTCCTGCCTACAACAACGTCCAGTACATCGAAGAGACTCTGCAGTCCGTACTCAACCAGACCTTCGACGACTACGAGGTAGTGATCGCTGACCACTCCTCGATCGATGGCACGGCTGAAGTCATCGCCAGGTATGCAGATCATCCCAAGGTCCGGTTTTTGAGCCCGACACCAACAGGCGGCGGGGCTCAGGCCAACTGGAACCGCGTCAGCCAGGAGGCTAAGGGCGAATACCTTAAGCTTGTTTGCGGCGACGACCTGATCGTCCCCGAGGCGCTCGAACTGCAGGTAAAGGCCCTGGAAGACAACCCGGGTGTTGTTATCGTCTCCTCCCGCCGGGACCTGGTGGACGCCAACGGCGGGATCTTCCTCAAGGGCCGGGGACTGCAAGGCGTTCAGGGCCGCGTCAGCGGTCGCGAGGCCATCCGGGCTACGGTCCGGGCAGGTTCGAACATCTTTGGCGAGCCGGCCTGTTCGCTCTTCAAGCGGGAGCTTCTGGAGGCGGAAGGCTGGTGGGATAACACCCATCCGTACCTCATCGACGAAGCCACCCTCGTGCGCATCTGCCGCCACGGCGACTTTGTAGCCCTTCGGGAAACCCTGGCGTCCTTCCGGATCAGCGCCAGCCAATGGAGCGTCCGCCTTGCCCGTCAGCAGTCTGACCAGGCCATTGCGTTCCATAACCAGCTTCGGAAAGACGATCCATCGCTGCTGAGCCGGGTGGACTTGCTGGTGGGAAATGCCAAGGCAATTGCCATGTCGTATGCCCGGCGCCTCGCTTACCTGCGGCTGAACAGGCGTATGGGTCATCAGCACGCAGTGCAAAGTACGGTTTGA
- a CDS encoding ABC transporter ATP-binding protein: MTKHGHVAISCIDLRKQFVLRHTRSLKEALVWLVKGRKGDLSKKFLALNHVSLEVRQGETVALMGLNGSGKSTLLKLISGVLQPDGGTVRTRGRVAGLIEVGAGFHHDLSGRDNVYLNGAILGMTEKQIDEMFDSIVEFSEIGEFIDTEVKFYSSGMYLRLAFSIAVHTDPEVFLIDEILAVGDEPFQRKCIAKIKELSELGKTLFVVSHDLDLVATVCERGVLLEHGNVVMDGEVHSVVAELRRRSAQTESEDSL, encoded by the coding sequence ATGACGAAGCATGGCCATGTAGCCATCAGCTGCATCGACCTGCGGAAGCAGTTCGTGCTGCGACACACCCGCTCCCTCAAGGAAGCCCTGGTCTGGCTGGTCAAGGGCCGCAAAGGTGATTTGTCGAAGAAGTTCCTTGCCCTCAACCACGTCTCCCTCGAAGTGAGGCAGGGCGAGACAGTTGCGCTTATGGGCCTCAACGGTTCGGGGAAATCGACGCTGCTGAAGCTGATTTCCGGAGTTTTGCAGCCCGACGGCGGAACGGTCCGCACGCGCGGCCGTGTAGCCGGCCTCATCGAAGTGGGCGCAGGGTTCCATCACGACCTCAGTGGCCGGGACAACGTGTACCTCAATGGAGCCATCCTGGGGATGACTGAGAAACAGATCGACGAGATGTTTGACTCCATTGTCGAATTTTCCGAAATTGGAGAGTTCATCGACACGGAAGTGAAGTTCTATTCGTCGGGCATGTACCTCCGGCTCGCGTTCTCCATCGCCGTGCACACGGACCCGGAAGTGTTCCTGATCGATGAAATCCTTGCGGTGGGAGACGAACCTTTCCAGCGCAAGTGCATTGCCAAGATCAAGGAGCTCTCAGAACTGGGCAAGACCCTGTTTGTTGTGAGCCATGACCTGGATTTGGTCGCCACAGTCTGTGAGCGCGGCGTGCTTCTGGAACACGGCAACGTGGTCATGGATGGCGAGGTGCATTCCGTTGTGGCAGAACTGAGGCGGCGTTCCGCGCAAACGGAATCCGAGGACAGTTTGTGA
- a CDS encoding ABC transporter permease, with translation MAGQSDQLVRPGSGRGLLDVYGDRFLLKLLVRKEIKVRYRGSVLGLMWSYVKPLVQFLIYFVALGIFLNLQRGTPNYAIYLFAGIVLVNFFTESLSNATRSIVDNRDLIRKIYLPRELFPVSTVWVSAAHFLPQLLVLIGACLVVGWTPSILQLAAVGLIFLMVAVLATGLGLIFGAINVYFRDSENIVDMIVMVVTWASPVLYVWSMVERVMGPWFWVYQLNPMTVAVEVFHWAFWEPTLKADQLVGDVMPPDLFTLWLPVAMVITLLVLFLGQFTFRRLAVHFAQEL, from the coding sequence ATGGCGGGTCAGTCCGACCAGCTGGTCAGGCCCGGAAGCGGACGGGGCCTGCTGGATGTCTACGGCGACCGGTTCCTCCTGAAGCTGCTGGTGCGCAAGGAAATCAAGGTACGCTACAGGGGTTCGGTGCTGGGCCTGATGTGGTCTTACGTCAAGCCCCTGGTCCAGTTCCTCATTTACTTTGTGGCGCTGGGCATTTTCCTGAACCTCCAACGCGGCACGCCCAATTATGCGATTTACCTCTTTGCGGGAATTGTTTTGGTCAACTTCTTTACGGAGTCGCTGTCCAATGCCACCCGCTCCATCGTTGACAACCGCGATCTCATCAGGAAGATCTACCTGCCGCGGGAGCTCTTTCCTGTGTCTACGGTATGGGTTTCGGCGGCGCATTTTCTCCCGCAGCTTCTGGTTCTGATTGGCGCGTGCCTTGTGGTGGGATGGACGCCGTCGATCCTTCAACTGGCGGCTGTCGGCCTGATATTCCTGATGGTCGCGGTTCTCGCCACGGGACTTGGCCTGATTTTTGGTGCCATCAATGTCTACTTTCGCGATTCCGAGAACATCGTCGACATGATCGTTATGGTGGTCACGTGGGCTTCGCCGGTGCTCTACGTGTGGTCGATGGTTGAGCGTGTCATGGGGCCATGGTTCTGGGTGTACCAGCTAAACCCCATGACGGTCGCCGTCGAGGTCTTCCATTGGGCCTTCTGGGAACCGACGCTCAAGGCGGATCAGCTGGTGGGCGACGTTATGCCGCCGGATCTTTTCACGCTGTGGCTTCCCGTTGCCATGGTGATCACGCTGCTCGTTTTGTTCCTCGGCCAGTTCACGTTCCGGCGCCTCGCCGTTCACTTCGCCCAGGAGCTCTGA
- a CDS encoding glycosyltransferase produces MSAQEGTIDWAAIQRIILPSPDQPDTVSLYVDAGTASGVRLRENDEFARTPKLLEDKLHLSSSESREAHFEDLLSRHSMRVRSGEQISFGTYFNAFPASYWRRWTSVREIRLVVRTRGTGTVTVYKSNARGSVQRVDGRHVDGDSTSAFELTLKPFGDGGWYWFDLAASSGDLVLEEGQWEAEGISRPSGQVTLQITTMNKPDFCLNNARILADNPEVLRNVKEILIVDQGTQKVQDQGDFAAVSASLDGKLRIINQANLGGSGGFARGMYESIENGSDYVLLLDDDIVVEPESIIRLLTFADYCRKPTIVGGHMFDLYNRSVLHTFGEVVDPFRIVPASPHADMETRHDFSVSNLRQTPWLHRRVDVDYNGWWMCLIPTAVIKEIGLSLPLFIKWDDAEYGLRAREAGYATVSLPGAAVWHVSWIDKDDLVGWQAYFHARNRLITTLIHSPYPKGGRVLRESVQADVKHLVSMQYFTEHGRIEALKDLFKGPDVLHQVLGTKLPEINALKSSYPDAQLKDDVDDFPAPKIGRGPMGGIVVGMPSKKELIPWGIKTVARQLIKTPGPESSERPQGYLAHRDNRWYRVAHYDSVVVSNAEGTGASWYQRDPKKLKSMLAEATVLHAKLFREWDKLAHQYRSAVAEISSFDAWKKTFEANSKDGN; encoded by the coding sequence ATGAGTGCCCAAGAAGGAACCATCGACTGGGCAGCAATCCAGCGCATCATCCTCCCCTCGCCGGACCAGCCGGACACAGTGTCGTTGTATGTGGACGCCGGAACAGCGAGTGGAGTCCGGCTCCGTGAGAACGACGAATTCGCCCGGACGCCGAAGCTCCTGGAAGACAAGCTTCACCTGTCCAGTTCGGAGAGCCGGGAGGCGCATTTCGAAGACCTGCTGTCGCGGCACTCCATGCGTGTCCGTTCGGGTGAGCAGATCTCGTTCGGTACGTATTTCAACGCCTTTCCGGCGAGTTACTGGCGCCGCTGGACTTCGGTCCGGGAGATCAGGCTGGTGGTCCGGACCAGGGGCACCGGAACCGTCACGGTATACAAGTCCAATGCGCGCGGATCTGTACAGCGTGTTGACGGCAGGCATGTCGACGGCGATTCCACGTCCGCTTTCGAGCTGACGCTTAAGCCCTTTGGTGACGGAGGCTGGTACTGGTTCGATTTGGCAGCGAGTTCCGGCGATCTGGTCCTTGAGGAAGGCCAGTGGGAGGCGGAAGGCATTTCGCGCCCGAGCGGCCAGGTGACCCTCCAGATCACCACCATGAACAAACCCGACTTTTGCCTCAACAATGCCAGGATCCTGGCTGACAATCCGGAGGTGCTCCGGAACGTCAAGGAGATCCTGATCGTAGACCAGGGCACCCAGAAAGTTCAGGACCAGGGCGACTTTGCTGCCGTCAGCGCATCACTCGACGGAAAACTCCGGATCATCAACCAGGCAAACCTGGGCGGATCGGGTGGCTTTGCGCGCGGAATGTACGAATCCATAGAGAACGGCAGCGACTACGTTCTGCTGCTGGATGACGACATCGTGGTTGAACCCGAGAGCATCATCCGCCTTCTGACGTTTGCAGACTATTGCCGTAAGCCGACGATCGTCGGAGGTCATATGTTCGACCTCTACAACCGAAGCGTCCTGCACACCTTCGGTGAGGTTGTTGACCCGTTCCGGATTGTTCCAGCCTCGCCGCATGCTGACATGGAGACCCGGCACGACTTCAGTGTCTCCAACCTGCGCCAGACTCCCTGGCTTCACCGCCGGGTGGACGTGGACTACAACGGCTGGTGGATGTGCCTCATTCCAACAGCGGTGATCAAGGAAATCGGGCTTTCCCTTCCGCTCTTCATTAAATGGGACGACGCCGAGTATGGGCTTCGTGCGAGGGAAGCGGGCTACGCGACTGTATCCCTCCCAGGTGCGGCGGTTTGGCATGTTTCCTGGATTGACAAGGATGATCTGGTGGGCTGGCAAGCCTACTTCCACGCCAGAAACAGGCTCATTACAACCCTGATTCACAGCCCGTACCCAAAGGGTGGCCGTGTCTTGCGCGAGTCTGTCCAGGCAGATGTCAAGCACCTGGTGTCCATGCAGTACTTCACCGAACACGGTCGGATTGAAGCTCTTAAGGACCTTTTCAAGGGGCCGGACGTCCTCCATCAGGTCCTGGGCACGAAGCTTCCGGAGATCAACGCGCTCAAGTCCTCATACCCCGACGCCCAGCTGAAGGACGACGTGGACGACTTCCCTGCGCCGAAGATCGGCCGCGGCCCCATGGGCGGTATCGTCGTCGGGATGCCCAGCAAGAAGGAATTGATCCCTTGGGGGATCAAGACCGTTGCCCGGCAACTGATCAAGACTCCGGGGCCGGAGAGCTCCGAGCGGCCCCAGGGCTACCTCGCGCACCGTGATAACCGTTGGTACCGCGTGGCCCACTATGACAGTGTTGTGGTGTCCAATGCCGAGGGCACAGGCGCATCCTGGTACCAGCGGGACCCGAAGAAGCTCAAGTCGATGCTTGCGGAAGCGACTGTGCTGCACGCGAAGTTATTCCGCGAGTGGGACAAACTTGCGCACCAGTACAGGTCCGCAGTAGCAGAGATCAGCTCGTTCGACGCGTGGAAAAAGACGTTCGAGGCGAACAGCAAGGACGGGAACTAG
- the glf gene encoding UDP-galactopyranose mutase, whose amino-acid sequence MNADLVIVGSGFFGLTIAEQAATELGLKVVVLDRRHHIGGNAYSENEEQTGIEVHRYGAHLFHTSNERVWEYVNRFTTFTNYVHKVYGVHKGEVYSLPINLATINQFFRANLTPGQAQALIQEQAGELAGTDPQNLNDKGIQLIGRPLYEAFIKHYTGKQWQTDPKDLPAGIISRLPVRYNYDNRYFNDKYEGLPTNGYTAWIEKMADHPNIEVRLNTDFFDESHEYSKDKVVGNIPVIYTGPVDRYFDFAEGKLSWRTIDFEEEVLDVGDFQGTSVVNYNDADVAYTRIIEPRHFHPERNYQTEKTVIMREFSRAAENGDEPYYPINTAADRERLLKYRDLAAAESDVLFGGRLGTYKYLDMHMAIGSALTMFENQIRPHFADGAKFESGGVEA is encoded by the coding sequence GTGAACGCTGACCTCGTCATTGTAGGGTCAGGCTTTTTCGGCCTGACAATAGCAGAACAGGCCGCCACTGAGCTCGGCTTGAAGGTAGTCGTCCTCGACCGCCGCCACCACATTGGTGGCAACGCCTACAGCGAGAATGAGGAGCAGACAGGAATCGAAGTGCACCGCTATGGGGCGCATCTCTTCCACACATCCAACGAGCGCGTTTGGGAGTATGTCAACCGATTCACCACGTTCACCAACTATGTGCACAAGGTTTACGGCGTCCACAAGGGCGAGGTGTATTCGCTGCCCATTAACCTGGCAACGATCAATCAGTTCTTTCGTGCGAACCTGACGCCGGGCCAGGCCCAGGCACTGATTCAGGAGCAGGCCGGGGAGCTTGCGGGTACAGACCCGCAGAACCTCAATGACAAGGGCATCCAGCTGATTGGCCGCCCGCTGTACGAGGCCTTCATCAAGCACTACACGGGCAAGCAATGGCAGACCGACCCCAAAGACCTGCCCGCGGGCATCATCTCCCGGCTCCCGGTGCGCTACAACTACGACAACCGATACTTCAACGACAAGTACGAGGGCCTGCCCACGAACGGATACACCGCCTGGATCGAAAAGATGGCAGACCACCCGAACATCGAAGTCCGGCTCAATACCGACTTTTTTGACGAGTCGCACGAGTACAGCAAGGACAAGGTAGTGGGAAACATACCGGTGATCTACACCGGGCCCGTGGATCGTTACTTCGACTTTGCCGAGGGCAAGCTTTCCTGGCGCACCATAGATTTCGAGGAGGAAGTCCTCGATGTCGGCGATTTCCAAGGCACCTCGGTGGTCAACTACAACGACGCCGATGTGGCCTACACCCGCATCATCGAACCTCGCCACTTCCATCCGGAGCGCAATTACCAAACGGAGAAGACCGTCATCATGCGCGAGTTCTCCCGTGCCGCAGAGAATGGCGATGAACCGTATTACCCAATCAACACAGCTGCGGACCGGGAGCGTTTGCTCAAGTACCGCGACCTGGCTGCTGCCGAGTCCGATGTTCTCTTCGGCGGGCGCCTGGGCACCTACAAGTACCTGGACATGCACATGGCCATCGGCTCAGCCCTGACCATGTTCGAAAACCAGATTCGCCCGCATTTTGCAGACGGGGCGAAGTTTGAAAGTGGAGGAGTAGAGGCATGA
- a CDS encoding Gfo/Idh/MocA family protein, translated as MANLRAGLIGLGMMGRHHARVLRELDGVELVAMADSFGDSHGVANGLTVHDKVEDMIAQGIDCAVVAVPTVLHEEVAMQLAEAGIHCLVEKPIANDSESGRRIAAAFERMGLIGAVGHIERFNPSLQSLRARLEAGDLGDVYQISTRRQGPFPARIADVGVVKDLATHDIDLTAWLAQSNYVDVVAHTTSRSGREHEDMVTAIGHLGDGIVTNHIVNWLSPMKERTAIVLGERGAFIADTISADLTFVENGTLQTEWESMAAFRGVSEGSSTRFALAKREPLKMEHEAFRDAILGKSMNVVTMAEGLETLRVAEAVLESARTGGVVAL; from the coding sequence GTGGCGAACCTGCGTGCCGGACTTATCGGCCTCGGAATGATGGGCAGGCACCATGCCCGCGTGCTGCGGGAGCTCGACGGCGTGGAACTCGTCGCCATGGCTGACTCCTTCGGTGACTCGCACGGCGTGGCCAATGGCTTGACCGTCCACGACAAAGTCGAAGACATGATCGCCCAGGGCATCGATTGTGCCGTAGTGGCAGTACCCACGGTCCTGCACGAGGAAGTGGCCATGCAATTGGCCGAAGCGGGCATCCACTGCCTCGTCGAAAAACCGATTGCCAATGATTCCGAATCGGGCCGTCGGATCGCAGCCGCCTTCGAAAGGATGGGGCTGATCGGGGCCGTTGGCCACATTGAACGCTTCAACCCATCGCTGCAGAGCCTGCGGGCGCGGCTTGAAGCCGGAGATCTTGGCGACGTTTACCAGATCTCCACGCGCCGGCAGGGTCCATTTCCTGCTCGGATCGCAGATGTGGGAGTGGTTAAGGACCTCGCGACGCATGACATCGACCTGACCGCGTGGCTTGCCCAGAGCAACTACGTCGATGTGGTGGCCCACACCACATCACGCAGTGGGCGGGAGCACGAGGACATGGTCACAGCCATAGGTCACCTGGGTGATGGCATTGTCACCAACCACATCGTGAACTGGCTTTCACCCATGAAGGAGCGCACCGCCATCGTCCTGGGCGAGCGGGGTGCCTTCATAGCAGACACCATCTCTGCCGACCTGACGTTTGTGGAGAACGGAACCCTGCAGACTGAATGGGAATCGATGGCGGCATTCCGTGGTGTATCGGAGGGATCCAGCACCCGGTTCGCCCTTGCCAAGCGGGAACCGCTGAAAATGGAGCACGAAGCGTTCCGGGATGCCATCCTCGGAAAATCCATGAACGTGGTCACGATGGCCGAGGGACTGGAAACACTCCGCGTCGCAGAAGCCGTGTTGGAATCCGCGAGGACGGGCGGCGTCGTCGCCCTCTGA
- a CDS encoding DegT/DnrJ/EryC1/StrS family aminotransferase has protein sequence MSHEFIPPAKPIIGDDERAAVDAVLASGQLAQGAEVASFEQEFSDVLLDGRAAVAVNSGTSGLHLGLLAAGIGPGDEVIVPSFTFAATANSVALTGATPVFADIEPKYFTLDPSSVESRITDKTAAIMPVHLYGHPFDVDAIGSLASKHGLKVFEDAAQAHGAAVNGRKVGTFGDFAMFSLYPTKNMTSGEGGMVSTGLADVERRLRLLRNQGMERQYENELVGFNARMTNIHAAIGRVQLTKVLGWTRTRQENAAFLDENIEGVMTPTVAAGCEHVYHQYTIRVDDDRDGFAKALREEYNVGCGVYYPIPNNQLAPFRTQDDLPVTEEAARTVLSLPVHPSLSQNDLERIVAAVNALAKAGS, from the coding sequence ATGAGCCACGAATTTATCCCGCCCGCCAAGCCGATCATTGGCGATGACGAGCGCGCGGCCGTTGATGCCGTACTGGCATCAGGGCAGTTGGCGCAAGGGGCGGAGGTGGCGTCGTTCGAGCAGGAGTTCTCCGACGTCCTGCTCGACGGACGCGCTGCAGTGGCCGTCAACTCGGGAACTTCAGGCCTCCATCTCGGGCTTCTCGCAGCCGGGATTGGGCCGGGGGACGAAGTGATAGTTCCTTCCTTCACGTTTGCCGCGACAGCCAACTCAGTCGCTCTGACCGGGGCGACTCCTGTATTCGCGGACATTGAGCCGAAGTACTTTACCCTTGACCCGTCTTCTGTCGAATCCAGGATTACGGATAAGACGGCGGCCATCATGCCCGTGCACCTGTACGGCCACCCCTTCGACGTCGACGCTATAGGCTCGCTTGCGTCCAAGCATGGACTCAAGGTCTTTGAGGATGCAGCCCAGGCGCACGGCGCAGCCGTGAACGGCCGGAAGGTGGGAACCTTCGGCGACTTTGCCATGTTCAGTCTGTATCCGACGAAGAACATGACCTCCGGTGAGGGTGGCATGGTCAGCACCGGCCTGGCGGACGTCGAACGCCGACTCCGCCTCCTCCGGAACCAGGGGATGGAACGCCAGTACGAAAACGAACTGGTCGGCTTTAATGCGCGGATGACCAACATCCATGCTGCCATCGGCCGTGTGCAGCTCACAAAGGTGCTCGGCTGGACCAGGACCCGGCAGGAGAATGCGGCTTTCCTGGACGAAAATATCGAGGGTGTCATGACACCCACAGTTGCTGCAGGTTGCGAACACGTGTACCACCAGTACACGATCAGGGTCGACGACGACCGGGACGGCTTCGCCAAGGCGCTGCGGGAGGAGTACAACGTGGGTTGCGGGGTGTACTACCCGATACCAAACAACCAGCTGGCTCCGTTCCGGACACAGGACGACCTTCCGGTCACCGAGGAGGCCGCCAGGACGGTTCTTTCCCTCCCGGTTCACCCGTCCCTTAGCCAGAATGACCTGGAGCGTATTGTCGCTGCAGTGAACGCACTCGCAAAGGCTGGCAGCTAG